In one Mustela lutreola isolate mMusLut2 chromosome 8, mMusLut2.pri, whole genome shotgun sequence genomic region, the following are encoded:
- the PFKFB3 gene encoding 6-phosphofructo-2-kinase/fructose-2,6-bisphosphatase 3 isoform X6 yields the protein MPLELTQSRVQKIWIPVDHRPSLPRSCGPKLTNSPTVIVMVGLPARGKTYISKKLTRYLNWIGVPTKVFNVGEYRREAVKQYSSYSFFRPDNEEAMKVRKQCALAALRDVKSYLTKEGGQIAVFDATNTTRERRHMILHFAKENDFKVFFIESVCDDPMVVASNIMEVKISSPDYKDCNSAEAMDDFMKRISCYEASYQPLDPDKYDRDLSLIKVIDVGRRFLVNRVQDHIQSRIVYYLMNIHVQPRAIYLCRHGESEHNLQGKIGGDSGLSSRGRKFANALSKFVEEQNLKDLRVWTSQLKSTIQTAEALRLPYEQWKALNEIDAGVCEEMTYEEIKDTYPEEYALREQDKYYYRYPTGESYQDLVQRLEPVIMELERQENVLVICHQAVLRCLLAYFLDKSAEEMPYLKCPLHTVLKLTPVAYGCRVESIYLNVESVSTHRERSEDAKKGPNPLMRRNSVTPLASPEPTKKPRINSFEEHVASTSAALPNCLPPEVPSQLPGQPLLGKACLRTVCHIFSKFSPY from the exons ATGCCCTTGGAGCTGACTCAGAGCCGAGTGCAGAAGATCTGGATCCCCGTCGACCACCGCCCCTCGCTGCCCAGAT CCTGTGGGCCGAAGCTGACCAACTCCCCCACCGTGATCGTCATGGTGGGCCTCCCAGCCCGCGGGAAGACCTACATCTCCAAGAAGCTGACTCGCTACCTCAACTGGATCGGCGTGCCCACGAAAG TGTTCAACGTTGGCGAGTACCGCCGGGAGGCCGTGAAGCAGTACAGCTCCTACAGCTTCTTCCGTCCTGACAACGAGGAAGCCATGAAAGTGCGCAA GCAGTGCGCGCTCGCTGCCTTGAGGGACGTCAAAAGTTACCTGACCAAGGAGGGGGGCCAGATTGCG GTTTTCGATGCCACCAATACTACCAGAGAGAGGAGACACATGATCCTTCATTTTGccaaagaaaatgatttcaag GTGTTTTTCATCGAGTCTGTGTGCGACGACCCTATGGTTGTAGCCTCCAACATCATG GAGGTTAAAATCTCCAGCCCGGATTACAAAGATTGCAACTCAGCGGAAGCTATGGACGACTTCATGAAGCGAATCAGTTGCTATGAAGCCAGCTATCAGCCCCTCGACCCGGACAAATATGATCG GGACCTGTCCCTGATCAAGGTGATCGACGTGGGCCGGCGGTTCCTGGTGAACAGGGTCCAGGACCACATCCAGAGCCGCATCGTGTACTACCTGATGAACATCCACGTGCAGCCCCGCGCCATCTACCTGTGTCGGCACGGCGAGAGCGAGCACAACCTCCAGGGGAAGATCGGAGGGGACTCGGGCCTGTCCAGCCGGGGCAGGAAG TTCGCGAACGCCCTCAGCAAGTTCGTGGAGGAGCAGAACCTGAAGGACCTCAGGGTGTGGACCAGCCAGCTGAAGAGCACCATCCAGACGGCCGAGGCGCTGCGCCTGCCCTACGAGCAGTGGAAGGCGCTCAATGAGATCGACGCT GGCGTCTGTGAGGAGATGACGTACGAGGAGATCAAGGACACCTACCCCGAGGAGTACGCGCTGCGGGAACAGGACAAGTACTACTACCGCTACCCCACGGGGGAG TCCTACCAGGACCTGGTCCAGCGCCTGGAGCCGGTGATCATGGAGCTGGAACGCCAGGAGAATGTGCTGGTCATCTGCCATCAGGCCGTCCTGCgttgcctcttggcctacttccTGGACAAGAGTGCAG aagAGATGCCTTATCTGAAGTGCCCCCTTCACACCGTTCTCAAGCTGACGCCTGTCGCTTACG GCTGCCGTGTGGAGTCCATCTACCTGAACGTGGAGTCGGTGAGCACACACCGGGAGAGGTCAGAG GACGCAAAGAAGGGACCTAACCCGCTCATGAGACGCAATAGTGTCACCCCACTAGCCAGCCCTGAGCCCACCAAAAAGCCTCGCATCAACAGCTTTGAGGAGCATGTGGCTTCTACCTCCGCTGCCCTGCCCAACTGCCTGCCCCCGGAGGTGCCCTCCCAGCTGCCCGGACAA CCTTTGCTAGGGAAGGCCTGTTT
- the PFKFB3 gene encoding 6-phosphofructo-2-kinase/fructose-2,6-bisphosphatase 3 isoform X4, whose product MSRPPTPRPRPARAPPSRGAATRTSPGLGVPGRPHGAPPSAMPFRKACGPKLTNSPTVIVMVGLPARGKTYISKKLTRYLNWIGVPTKVFNVGEYRREAVKQYSSYSFFRPDNEEAMKVRKQCALAALRDVKSYLTKEGGQIAVFDATNTTRERRHMILHFAKENDFKVFFIESVCDDPMVVASNIMEVKISSPDYKDCNSAEAMDDFMKRISCYEASYQPLDPDKYDRDLSLIKVIDVGRRFLVNRVQDHIQSRIVYYLMNIHVQPRAIYLCRHGESEHNLQGKIGGDSGLSSRGRKFANALSKFVEEQNLKDLRVWTSQLKSTIQTAEALRLPYEQWKALNEIDAGVCEEMTYEEIKDTYPEEYALREQDKYYYRYPTGESYQDLVQRLEPVIMELERQENVLVICHQAVLRCLLAYFLDKSAEEMPYLKCPLHTVLKLTPVAYGCRVESIYLNVESVSTHRERSEDAKKGPNPLMRRNSVTPLASPEPTKKPRINSFEEHVASTSAALPNCLPPEVPSQLPGQPLLGKACLSCSF is encoded by the exons CCTGTGGGCCGAAGCTGACCAACTCCCCCACCGTGATCGTCATGGTGGGCCTCCCAGCCCGCGGGAAGACCTACATCTCCAAGAAGCTGACTCGCTACCTCAACTGGATCGGCGTGCCCACGAAAG TGTTCAACGTTGGCGAGTACCGCCGGGAGGCCGTGAAGCAGTACAGCTCCTACAGCTTCTTCCGTCCTGACAACGAGGAAGCCATGAAAGTGCGCAA GCAGTGCGCGCTCGCTGCCTTGAGGGACGTCAAAAGTTACCTGACCAAGGAGGGGGGCCAGATTGCG GTTTTCGATGCCACCAATACTACCAGAGAGAGGAGACACATGATCCTTCATTTTGccaaagaaaatgatttcaag GTGTTTTTCATCGAGTCTGTGTGCGACGACCCTATGGTTGTAGCCTCCAACATCATG GAGGTTAAAATCTCCAGCCCGGATTACAAAGATTGCAACTCAGCGGAAGCTATGGACGACTTCATGAAGCGAATCAGTTGCTATGAAGCCAGCTATCAGCCCCTCGACCCGGACAAATATGATCG GGACCTGTCCCTGATCAAGGTGATCGACGTGGGCCGGCGGTTCCTGGTGAACAGGGTCCAGGACCACATCCAGAGCCGCATCGTGTACTACCTGATGAACATCCACGTGCAGCCCCGCGCCATCTACCTGTGTCGGCACGGCGAGAGCGAGCACAACCTCCAGGGGAAGATCGGAGGGGACTCGGGCCTGTCCAGCCGGGGCAGGAAG TTCGCGAACGCCCTCAGCAAGTTCGTGGAGGAGCAGAACCTGAAGGACCTCAGGGTGTGGACCAGCCAGCTGAAGAGCACCATCCAGACGGCCGAGGCGCTGCGCCTGCCCTACGAGCAGTGGAAGGCGCTCAATGAGATCGACGCT GGCGTCTGTGAGGAGATGACGTACGAGGAGATCAAGGACACCTACCCCGAGGAGTACGCGCTGCGGGAACAGGACAAGTACTACTACCGCTACCCCACGGGGGAG TCCTACCAGGACCTGGTCCAGCGCCTGGAGCCGGTGATCATGGAGCTGGAACGCCAGGAGAATGTGCTGGTCATCTGCCATCAGGCCGTCCTGCgttgcctcttggcctacttccTGGACAAGAGTGCAG aagAGATGCCTTATCTGAAGTGCCCCCTTCACACCGTTCTCAAGCTGACGCCTGTCGCTTACG GCTGCCGTGTGGAGTCCATCTACCTGAACGTGGAGTCGGTGAGCACACACCGGGAGAGGTCAGAG GACGCAAAGAAGGGACCTAACCCGCTCATGAGACGCAATAGTGTCACCCCACTAGCCAGCCCTGAGCCCACCAAAAAGCCTCGCATCAACAGCTTTGAGGAGCATGTGGCTTCTACCTCCGCTGCCCTGCCCAACTGCCTGCCCCCGGAGGTGCCCTCCCAGCTGCCCGGACAA CCTTTGCTAGGGAAGGCCTGTTT
- the PFKFB3 gene encoding 6-phosphofructo-2-kinase/fructose-2,6-bisphosphatase 3 isoform X7 — MTCFCALTACGPKLTNSPTVIVMVGLPARGKTYISKKLTRYLNWIGVPTKVFNVGEYRREAVKQYSSYSFFRPDNEEAMKVRKQCALAALRDVKSYLTKEGGQIAVFDATNTTRERRHMILHFAKENDFKVFFIESVCDDPMVVASNIMEVKISSPDYKDCNSAEAMDDFMKRISCYEASYQPLDPDKYDRDLSLIKVIDVGRRFLVNRVQDHIQSRIVYYLMNIHVQPRAIYLCRHGESEHNLQGKIGGDSGLSSRGRKFANALSKFVEEQNLKDLRVWTSQLKSTIQTAEALRLPYEQWKALNEIDAGVCEEMTYEEIKDTYPEEYALREQDKYYYRYPTGESYQDLVQRLEPVIMELERQENVLVICHQAVLRCLLAYFLDKSAEEMPYLKCPLHTVLKLTPVAYGCRVESIYLNVESVSTHRERSEDAKKGPNPLMRRNSVTPLASPEPTKKPRINSFEEHVASTSAALPNCLPPEVPSQLPGQPLLGKACLPGGFLQAAGAARDGVGTAHGSSRVLA, encoded by the exons CCTGTGGGCCGAAGCTGACCAACTCCCCCACCGTGATCGTCATGGTGGGCCTCCCAGCCCGCGGGAAGACCTACATCTCCAAGAAGCTGACTCGCTACCTCAACTGGATCGGCGTGCCCACGAAAG TGTTCAACGTTGGCGAGTACCGCCGGGAGGCCGTGAAGCAGTACAGCTCCTACAGCTTCTTCCGTCCTGACAACGAGGAAGCCATGAAAGTGCGCAA GCAGTGCGCGCTCGCTGCCTTGAGGGACGTCAAAAGTTACCTGACCAAGGAGGGGGGCCAGATTGCG GTTTTCGATGCCACCAATACTACCAGAGAGAGGAGACACATGATCCTTCATTTTGccaaagaaaatgatttcaag GTGTTTTTCATCGAGTCTGTGTGCGACGACCCTATGGTTGTAGCCTCCAACATCATG GAGGTTAAAATCTCCAGCCCGGATTACAAAGATTGCAACTCAGCGGAAGCTATGGACGACTTCATGAAGCGAATCAGTTGCTATGAAGCCAGCTATCAGCCCCTCGACCCGGACAAATATGATCG GGACCTGTCCCTGATCAAGGTGATCGACGTGGGCCGGCGGTTCCTGGTGAACAGGGTCCAGGACCACATCCAGAGCCGCATCGTGTACTACCTGATGAACATCCACGTGCAGCCCCGCGCCATCTACCTGTGTCGGCACGGCGAGAGCGAGCACAACCTCCAGGGGAAGATCGGAGGGGACTCGGGCCTGTCCAGCCGGGGCAGGAAG TTCGCGAACGCCCTCAGCAAGTTCGTGGAGGAGCAGAACCTGAAGGACCTCAGGGTGTGGACCAGCCAGCTGAAGAGCACCATCCAGACGGCCGAGGCGCTGCGCCTGCCCTACGAGCAGTGGAAGGCGCTCAATGAGATCGACGCT GGCGTCTGTGAGGAGATGACGTACGAGGAGATCAAGGACACCTACCCCGAGGAGTACGCGCTGCGGGAACAGGACAAGTACTACTACCGCTACCCCACGGGGGAG TCCTACCAGGACCTGGTCCAGCGCCTGGAGCCGGTGATCATGGAGCTGGAACGCCAGGAGAATGTGCTGGTCATCTGCCATCAGGCCGTCCTGCgttgcctcttggcctacttccTGGACAAGAGTGCAG aagAGATGCCTTATCTGAAGTGCCCCCTTCACACCGTTCTCAAGCTGACGCCTGTCGCTTACG GCTGCCGTGTGGAGTCCATCTACCTGAACGTGGAGTCGGTGAGCACACACCGGGAGAGGTCAGAG GACGCAAAGAAGGGACCTAACCCGCTCATGAGACGCAATAGTGTCACCCCACTAGCCAGCCCTGAGCCCACCAAAAAGCCTCGCATCAACAGCTTTGAGGAGCATGTGGCTTCTACCTCCGCTGCCCTGCCCAACTGCCTGCCCCCGGAGGTGCCCTCCCAGCTGCCCGGACAA CCTTTGCTAGGGAAGGCCTGTTT
- the PFKFB3 gene encoding 6-phosphofructo-2-kinase/fructose-2,6-bisphosphatase 3 isoform X9, producing MVGLPARGKTYISKKLTRYLNWIGVPTKVFNVGEYRREAVKQYSSYSFFRPDNEEAMKVRKQCALAALRDVKSYLTKEGGQIAVFDATNTTRERRHMILHFAKENDFKVFFIESVCDDPMVVASNIMEVKISSPDYKDCNSAEAMDDFMKRISCYEASYQPLDPDKYDRDLSLIKVIDVGRRFLVNRVQDHIQSRIVYYLMNIHVQPRAIYLCRHGESEHNLQGKIGGDSGLSSRGRKFANALSKFVEEQNLKDLRVWTSQLKSTIQTAEALRLPYEQWKALNEIDAGVCEEMTYEEIKDTYPEEYALREQDKYYYRYPTGESYQDLVQRLEPVIMELERQENVLVICHQAVLRCLLAYFLDKSAEEMPYLKCPLHTVLKLTPVAYGCRVESIYLNVESVSTHRERSEDAKKGPNPLMRRNSVTPLASPEPTKKPRINSFEEHVASTSAALPNCLPPEVPSQLPGQPLLGKACLPGGFLQAAGAARDGVGTAHGSSRVLA from the exons ATGGTGGGCCTCCCAGCCCGCGGGAAGACCTACATCTCCAAGAAGCTGACTCGCTACCTCAACTGGATCGGCGTGCCCACGAAAG TGTTCAACGTTGGCGAGTACCGCCGGGAGGCCGTGAAGCAGTACAGCTCCTACAGCTTCTTCCGTCCTGACAACGAGGAAGCCATGAAAGTGCGCAA GCAGTGCGCGCTCGCTGCCTTGAGGGACGTCAAAAGTTACCTGACCAAGGAGGGGGGCCAGATTGCG GTTTTCGATGCCACCAATACTACCAGAGAGAGGAGACACATGATCCTTCATTTTGccaaagaaaatgatttcaag GTGTTTTTCATCGAGTCTGTGTGCGACGACCCTATGGTTGTAGCCTCCAACATCATG GAGGTTAAAATCTCCAGCCCGGATTACAAAGATTGCAACTCAGCGGAAGCTATGGACGACTTCATGAAGCGAATCAGTTGCTATGAAGCCAGCTATCAGCCCCTCGACCCGGACAAATATGATCG GGACCTGTCCCTGATCAAGGTGATCGACGTGGGCCGGCGGTTCCTGGTGAACAGGGTCCAGGACCACATCCAGAGCCGCATCGTGTACTACCTGATGAACATCCACGTGCAGCCCCGCGCCATCTACCTGTGTCGGCACGGCGAGAGCGAGCACAACCTCCAGGGGAAGATCGGAGGGGACTCGGGCCTGTCCAGCCGGGGCAGGAAG TTCGCGAACGCCCTCAGCAAGTTCGTGGAGGAGCAGAACCTGAAGGACCTCAGGGTGTGGACCAGCCAGCTGAAGAGCACCATCCAGACGGCCGAGGCGCTGCGCCTGCCCTACGAGCAGTGGAAGGCGCTCAATGAGATCGACGCT GGCGTCTGTGAGGAGATGACGTACGAGGAGATCAAGGACACCTACCCCGAGGAGTACGCGCTGCGGGAACAGGACAAGTACTACTACCGCTACCCCACGGGGGAG TCCTACCAGGACCTGGTCCAGCGCCTGGAGCCGGTGATCATGGAGCTGGAACGCCAGGAGAATGTGCTGGTCATCTGCCATCAGGCCGTCCTGCgttgcctcttggcctacttccTGGACAAGAGTGCAG aagAGATGCCTTATCTGAAGTGCCCCCTTCACACCGTTCTCAAGCTGACGCCTGTCGCTTACG GCTGCCGTGTGGAGTCCATCTACCTGAACGTGGAGTCGGTGAGCACACACCGGGAGAGGTCAGAG GACGCAAAGAAGGGACCTAACCCGCTCATGAGACGCAATAGTGTCACCCCACTAGCCAGCCCTGAGCCCACCAAAAAGCCTCGCATCAACAGCTTTGAGGAGCATGTGGCTTCTACCTCCGCTGCCCTGCCCAACTGCCTGCCCCCGGAGGTGCCCTCCCAGCTGCCCGGACAA CCTTTGCTAGGGAAGGCCTGTTT
- the PFKFB3 gene encoding 6-phosphofructo-2-kinase/fructose-2,6-bisphosphatase 3 isoform X5, translated as MSRPPTPRPRPARAPPSRGAATRTSPGLGVPGRPHGAPPSAMPFRKACGPKLTNSPTVIVMVGLPARGKTYISKKLTRYLNWIGVPTKVFNVGEYRREAVKQYSSYSFFRPDNEEAMKVRKQCALAALRDVKSYLTKEGGQIAVFDATNTTRERRHMILHFAKENDFKVFFIESVCDDPMVVASNIMEVKISSPDYKDCNSAEAMDDFMKRISCYEASYQPLDPDKYDRDLSLIKVIDVGRRFLVNRVQDHIQSRIVYYLMNIHVQPRAIYLCRHGESEHNLQGKIGGDSGLSSRGRKFANALSKFVEEQNLKDLRVWTSQLKSTIQTAEALRLPYEQWKALNEIDAGVCEEMTYEEIKDTYPEEYALREQDKYYYRYPTGESYQDLVQRLEPVIMELERQENVLVICHQAVLRCLLAYFLDKSAEEMPYLKCPLHTVLKLTPVAYGCRVESIYLNVESVSTHRERSEDAKKGPNPLMRRNSVTPLASPEPTKKPRINSFEEHVASTSAALPNCLPPEVPSQLPGQPLLGKACLT; from the exons CCTGTGGGCCGAAGCTGACCAACTCCCCCACCGTGATCGTCATGGTGGGCCTCCCAGCCCGCGGGAAGACCTACATCTCCAAGAAGCTGACTCGCTACCTCAACTGGATCGGCGTGCCCACGAAAG TGTTCAACGTTGGCGAGTACCGCCGGGAGGCCGTGAAGCAGTACAGCTCCTACAGCTTCTTCCGTCCTGACAACGAGGAAGCCATGAAAGTGCGCAA GCAGTGCGCGCTCGCTGCCTTGAGGGACGTCAAAAGTTACCTGACCAAGGAGGGGGGCCAGATTGCG GTTTTCGATGCCACCAATACTACCAGAGAGAGGAGACACATGATCCTTCATTTTGccaaagaaaatgatttcaag GTGTTTTTCATCGAGTCTGTGTGCGACGACCCTATGGTTGTAGCCTCCAACATCATG GAGGTTAAAATCTCCAGCCCGGATTACAAAGATTGCAACTCAGCGGAAGCTATGGACGACTTCATGAAGCGAATCAGTTGCTATGAAGCCAGCTATCAGCCCCTCGACCCGGACAAATATGATCG GGACCTGTCCCTGATCAAGGTGATCGACGTGGGCCGGCGGTTCCTGGTGAACAGGGTCCAGGACCACATCCAGAGCCGCATCGTGTACTACCTGATGAACATCCACGTGCAGCCCCGCGCCATCTACCTGTGTCGGCACGGCGAGAGCGAGCACAACCTCCAGGGGAAGATCGGAGGGGACTCGGGCCTGTCCAGCCGGGGCAGGAAG TTCGCGAACGCCCTCAGCAAGTTCGTGGAGGAGCAGAACCTGAAGGACCTCAGGGTGTGGACCAGCCAGCTGAAGAGCACCATCCAGACGGCCGAGGCGCTGCGCCTGCCCTACGAGCAGTGGAAGGCGCTCAATGAGATCGACGCT GGCGTCTGTGAGGAGATGACGTACGAGGAGATCAAGGACACCTACCCCGAGGAGTACGCGCTGCGGGAACAGGACAAGTACTACTACCGCTACCCCACGGGGGAG TCCTACCAGGACCTGGTCCAGCGCCTGGAGCCGGTGATCATGGAGCTGGAACGCCAGGAGAATGTGCTGGTCATCTGCCATCAGGCCGTCCTGCgttgcctcttggcctacttccTGGACAAGAGTGCAG aagAGATGCCTTATCTGAAGTGCCCCCTTCACACCGTTCTCAAGCTGACGCCTGTCGCTTACG GCTGCCGTGTGGAGTCCATCTACCTGAACGTGGAGTCGGTGAGCACACACCGGGAGAGGTCAGAG GACGCAAAGAAGGGACCTAACCCGCTCATGAGACGCAATAGTGTCACCCCACTAGCCAGCCCTGAGCCCACCAAAAAGCCTCGCATCAACAGCTTTGAGGAGCATGTGGCTTCTACCTCCGCTGCCCTGCCCAACTGCCTGCCCCCGGAGGTGCCCTCCCAGCTGCCCGGACAA CCTTTGCTAGGGAAGGCCTGTTT
- the PFKFB3 gene encoding 6-phosphofructo-2-kinase/fructose-2,6-bisphosphatase 3 isoform X8 produces the protein MPLELTQSRVQKIWIPVDHRPSLPRSCGPKLTNSPTVIVMVGLPARGKTYISKKLTRYLNWIGVPTKVFNVGEYRREAVKQYSSYSFFRPDNEEAMKVRKQCALAALRDVKSYLTKEGGQIAVFDATNTTRERRHMILHFAKENDFKVFFIESVCDDPMVVASNIMEVKISSPDYKDCNSAEAMDDFMKRISCYEASYQPLDPDKYDRDLSLIKVIDVGRRFLVNRVQDHIQSRIVYYLMNIHVQPRAIYLCRHGESEHNLQGKIGGDSGLSSRGRKFANALSKFVEEQNLKDLRVWTSQLKSTIQTAEALRLPYEQWKALNEIDAGVCEEMTYEEIKDTYPEEYALREQDKYYYRYPTGESYQDLVQRLEPVIMELERQENVLVICHQAVLRCLLAYFLDKSAEEMPYLKCPLHTVLKLTPVAYGCRVESIYLNVESVSTHRERSEDAKKGPNPLMRRNSVTPLASPEPTKKPRINSFEEHVASTSAALPNCLPPEVPSQLPGQNMKGAQSGIDARTH, from the exons ATGCCCTTGGAGCTGACTCAGAGCCGAGTGCAGAAGATCTGGATCCCCGTCGACCACCGCCCCTCGCTGCCCAGAT CCTGTGGGCCGAAGCTGACCAACTCCCCCACCGTGATCGTCATGGTGGGCCTCCCAGCCCGCGGGAAGACCTACATCTCCAAGAAGCTGACTCGCTACCTCAACTGGATCGGCGTGCCCACGAAAG TGTTCAACGTTGGCGAGTACCGCCGGGAGGCCGTGAAGCAGTACAGCTCCTACAGCTTCTTCCGTCCTGACAACGAGGAAGCCATGAAAGTGCGCAA GCAGTGCGCGCTCGCTGCCTTGAGGGACGTCAAAAGTTACCTGACCAAGGAGGGGGGCCAGATTGCG GTTTTCGATGCCACCAATACTACCAGAGAGAGGAGACACATGATCCTTCATTTTGccaaagaaaatgatttcaag GTGTTTTTCATCGAGTCTGTGTGCGACGACCCTATGGTTGTAGCCTCCAACATCATG GAGGTTAAAATCTCCAGCCCGGATTACAAAGATTGCAACTCAGCGGAAGCTATGGACGACTTCATGAAGCGAATCAGTTGCTATGAAGCCAGCTATCAGCCCCTCGACCCGGACAAATATGATCG GGACCTGTCCCTGATCAAGGTGATCGACGTGGGCCGGCGGTTCCTGGTGAACAGGGTCCAGGACCACATCCAGAGCCGCATCGTGTACTACCTGATGAACATCCACGTGCAGCCCCGCGCCATCTACCTGTGTCGGCACGGCGAGAGCGAGCACAACCTCCAGGGGAAGATCGGAGGGGACTCGGGCCTGTCCAGCCGGGGCAGGAAG TTCGCGAACGCCCTCAGCAAGTTCGTGGAGGAGCAGAACCTGAAGGACCTCAGGGTGTGGACCAGCCAGCTGAAGAGCACCATCCAGACGGCCGAGGCGCTGCGCCTGCCCTACGAGCAGTGGAAGGCGCTCAATGAGATCGACGCT GGCGTCTGTGAGGAGATGACGTACGAGGAGATCAAGGACACCTACCCCGAGGAGTACGCGCTGCGGGAACAGGACAAGTACTACTACCGCTACCCCACGGGGGAG TCCTACCAGGACCTGGTCCAGCGCCTGGAGCCGGTGATCATGGAGCTGGAACGCCAGGAGAATGTGCTGGTCATCTGCCATCAGGCCGTCCTGCgttgcctcttggcctacttccTGGACAAGAGTGCAG aagAGATGCCTTATCTGAAGTGCCCCCTTCACACCGTTCTCAAGCTGACGCCTGTCGCTTACG GCTGCCGTGTGGAGTCCATCTACCTGAACGTGGAGTCGGTGAGCACACACCGGGAGAGGTCAGAG GACGCAAAGAAGGGACCTAACCCGCTCATGAGACGCAATAGTGTCACCCCACTAGCCAGCCCTGAGCCCACCAAAAAGCCTCGCATCAACAGCTTTGAGGAGCATGTGGCTTCTACCTCCGCTGCCCTGCCCAACTGCCTGCCCCCGGAGGTGCCCTCCCAGCTGCCCGGACAA
- the PFKFB3 gene encoding 6-phosphofructo-2-kinase/fructose-2,6-bisphosphatase 3 isoform X10 yields MPLELTQSRVQKIWIPVDHRPSLPRSCGPKLTNSPTVIVMVGLPARGKTYISKKLTRYLNWIGVPTKVFNVGEYRREAVKQYSSYSFFRPDNEEAMKVRKQCALAALRDVKSYLTKEGGQIAVFDATNTTRERRHMILHFAKENDFKVFFIESVCDDPMVVASNIMEVKISSPDYKDCNSAEAMDDFMKRISCYEASYQPLDPDKYDRDLSLIKVIDVGRRFLVNRVQDHIQSRIVYYLMNIHVQPRAIYLCRHGESEHNLQGKIGGDSGLSSRGRKFANALSKFVEEQNLKDLRVWTSQLKSTIQTAEALRLPYEQWKALNEIDAGVCEEMTYEEIKDTYPEEYALREQDKYYYRYPTGESYQDLVQRLEPVIMELERQENVLVICHQAVLRCLLAYFLDKSAEEMPYLKCPLHTVLKLTPVAYGCRVESIYLNVESVSTHRERSEDAKKGPNPLMRRNSVTPLASPEPTKKPRINSFEEHVASTSAALPNCLPPEVPSQLPGQPLLGKACLPGGFLQAAGAARDGVGTAHGSSRVLA; encoded by the exons ATGCCCTTGGAGCTGACTCAGAGCCGAGTGCAGAAGATCTGGATCCCCGTCGACCACCGCCCCTCGCTGCCCAGAT CCTGTGGGCCGAAGCTGACCAACTCCCCCACCGTGATCGTCATGGTGGGCCTCCCAGCCCGCGGGAAGACCTACATCTCCAAGAAGCTGACTCGCTACCTCAACTGGATCGGCGTGCCCACGAAAG TGTTCAACGTTGGCGAGTACCGCCGGGAGGCCGTGAAGCAGTACAGCTCCTACAGCTTCTTCCGTCCTGACAACGAGGAAGCCATGAAAGTGCGCAA GCAGTGCGCGCTCGCTGCCTTGAGGGACGTCAAAAGTTACCTGACCAAGGAGGGGGGCCAGATTGCG GTTTTCGATGCCACCAATACTACCAGAGAGAGGAGACACATGATCCTTCATTTTGccaaagaaaatgatttcaag GTGTTTTTCATCGAGTCTGTGTGCGACGACCCTATGGTTGTAGCCTCCAACATCATG GAGGTTAAAATCTCCAGCCCGGATTACAAAGATTGCAACTCAGCGGAAGCTATGGACGACTTCATGAAGCGAATCAGTTGCTATGAAGCCAGCTATCAGCCCCTCGACCCGGACAAATATGATCG GGACCTGTCCCTGATCAAGGTGATCGACGTGGGCCGGCGGTTCCTGGTGAACAGGGTCCAGGACCACATCCAGAGCCGCATCGTGTACTACCTGATGAACATCCACGTGCAGCCCCGCGCCATCTACCTGTGTCGGCACGGCGAGAGCGAGCACAACCTCCAGGGGAAGATCGGAGGGGACTCGGGCCTGTCCAGCCGGGGCAGGAAG TTCGCGAACGCCCTCAGCAAGTTCGTGGAGGAGCAGAACCTGAAGGACCTCAGGGTGTGGACCAGCCAGCTGAAGAGCACCATCCAGACGGCCGAGGCGCTGCGCCTGCCCTACGAGCAGTGGAAGGCGCTCAATGAGATCGACGCT GGCGTCTGTGAGGAGATGACGTACGAGGAGATCAAGGACACCTACCCCGAGGAGTACGCGCTGCGGGAACAGGACAAGTACTACTACCGCTACCCCACGGGGGAG TCCTACCAGGACCTGGTCCAGCGCCTGGAGCCGGTGATCATGGAGCTGGAACGCCAGGAGAATGTGCTGGTCATCTGCCATCAGGCCGTCCTGCgttgcctcttggcctacttccTGGACAAGAGTGCAG aagAGATGCCTTATCTGAAGTGCCCCCTTCACACCGTTCTCAAGCTGACGCCTGTCGCTTACG GCTGCCGTGTGGAGTCCATCTACCTGAACGTGGAGTCGGTGAGCACACACCGGGAGAGGTCAGAG GACGCAAAGAAGGGACCTAACCCGCTCATGAGACGCAATAGTGTCACCCCACTAGCCAGCCCTGAGCCCACCAAAAAGCCTCGCATCAACAGCTTTGAGGAGCATGTGGCTTCTACCTCCGCTGCCCTGCCCAACTGCCTGCCCCCGGAGGTGCCCTCCCAGCTGCCCGGACAA CCTTTGCTAGGGAAGGCCTGTTT